Genomic segment of Juglans microcarpa x Juglans regia isolate MS1-56 chromosome 7S, Jm3101_v1.0, whole genome shotgun sequence:
GGCGTTTGAGGTAGAATCCAGATTTCTCCGTTTGTGTACTTAATTTCtagtatatttacatatcatGTCGAGTTCGAAGAGCCATCGGAGATCGGGACAAGAGGAGAAGAACCGGAGGGGCAAATTGACCCATAAATCGTCCTCGTTTCACGGGCATATTCCGGTCACTATGACGACTGAGCTTCGCCGGCCGAAAACGCTGCCGGAGTTACTCTCTGACAAGAGCGCGACCGGAACGACGTCGCCAGAGGGACGTCCACGGCTAATGAAGCTGCTACTGAACGTGACGATTCAGGGGAGCCTGGGGCCGGTGCAGGTGGTGATGAATCCGGAATCTTCTGTAAGCGACCTGATCTCCTCGGCAGTCCGGCTTTATGCGAAGGAGTGC
This window contains:
- the LOC121241359 gene encoding uncharacterized protein At4g22758-like, whose amino-acid sequence is MSSSKSHRRSGQEEKNRRGKLTHKSSSFHGHIPVTMTTELRRPKTLPELLSDKSATGTTSPEGRPRLMKLLLNVTIQGSLGPVQVVMNPESSVSDLISSAVRLYAKECRRPILPTTDLSMFDLHYSQFSLESLDRDEKLMALGSRNYFLCVRKTKLDGGETMPSPSCSKQAEKASKIGGFAWLNFMDFLL